Proteins co-encoded in one Marinobacter gudaonensis genomic window:
- a CDS encoding PAS domain-containing protein — translation MKTPATPPDERARKRALDRTGLLDSSPEERFDRLTRLASRALGVPIALVSLVDTDRQWFKSRVGLSASETGRDVSFCGHAIRQREPLIIEDTHADPRFADNPLVVGAPFIRSYAGMPFCDSQGHCLGTLCVIDDQPRSFSERDKETLADLASCVEREINLLDESDYVQALRDSERRANAIIKGTRIGTWEWNVQTGETVFNERWANICGYTLSELEPVSISTWLDLAHPEDLQESEKRLNAHFRGELPEYDFRCRMKHRKGHWVWVHDRGQVIEWTRDGKPLMMYGTHADITAEMENLTRIQQQNQALGNLNKLALDYDSDDDNRIENALRMGCEFLNLPIGIVSEINSSIYSIRWFVAPEGAGLQRDMRFPLEETYCSMLLGSRESLAIPHMARSRYRNQKCYEVFGLESYIAAPITVRGQLFGTLNFSSPEHREEDFSSTEITYVTLLARWVASVLEQKLSNEMLTKLVEQTPGVLYQYRWWPDGRSAFPFASPHIRDIYGVTSEEVREDASGVFSRIHPDDLPTVTETIEQSARTLATWTCQYRVGSSSEDWRWLEGRSTPERMPDDSIVWHGYIADIDQSKRTELALQESETQLRRLYELSPIGIALNNYLTGEFLEVNDALLSPSGYTRQQLKAKNFHDLIKPESAPRLNQILEELKDHQRFGPHELEICRADGGSYPASVRGMKIRNTSGIPLIWTLVEDISERKQVDRMKSEFISTVSHELRTPLTSICGSLGLLESGTAGVLPEQAQNLVTIAHRNGEQLQQLVDDLLDMEKLVSGKMSVDRTPCRVIPIIHDVIDRLQTYATRRSVRIVLDSPFPDEVAMADARRLAQALTNLLSNAVKFSPENGQVVVKGKCEGTHLRIMVADHGSGVPEEFRERIFEKFAQADSSATRGKRGTGLGLAITREIMTQMGGDVGFESVAGEGSTFWLDLDRVP, via the coding sequence ATGAAAACTCCCGCAACTCCCCCAGACGAGCGCGCGCGCAAGCGTGCTCTGGATCGCACGGGGCTCCTGGACAGCTCGCCAGAAGAGCGTTTTGACAGACTGACACGCCTTGCCAGTCGCGCTCTCGGCGTGCCGATAGCCCTCGTGAGCCTGGTGGACACGGATCGACAATGGTTCAAATCCCGGGTCGGCCTGTCCGCCAGTGAAACCGGTCGCGACGTGTCGTTCTGTGGCCACGCGATACGCCAGCGGGAACCCCTGATCATTGAAGACACGCATGCTGACCCGCGCTTCGCCGACAATCCGCTTGTGGTGGGGGCTCCTTTCATCCGCTCTTATGCAGGGATGCCCTTCTGCGACTCCCAGGGGCATTGTCTGGGCACGCTCTGTGTTATTGATGATCAACCGCGTTCGTTCTCCGAGCGCGACAAGGAGACACTTGCGGATTTGGCCAGCTGCGTGGAACGAGAGATCAATCTCCTAGACGAGTCCGACTACGTGCAGGCGCTCAGGGACAGCGAACGCAGAGCCAACGCGATCATCAAGGGCACCCGGATCGGTACCTGGGAATGGAACGTCCAGACCGGGGAAACGGTGTTCAACGAACGTTGGGCCAATATCTGCGGCTATACCCTTTCCGAGCTGGAGCCGGTAAGCATCTCAACCTGGCTCGACCTGGCCCACCCCGAGGATCTGCAGGAATCGGAAAAGCGGCTGAACGCCCATTTCCGCGGCGAGCTGCCCGAATACGATTTTCGGTGCCGGATGAAACACCGCAAGGGTCACTGGGTGTGGGTGCACGACCGCGGTCAGGTCATTGAGTGGACCCGTGACGGCAAGCCGCTGATGATGTACGGCACCCACGCCGACATCACGGCTGAAATGGAAAATCTCACGCGCATCCAGCAGCAGAACCAGGCCCTTGGCAATCTGAACAAGCTGGCTCTCGACTACGACAGCGATGACGACAACCGAATCGAGAACGCCCTGCGCATGGGCTGTGAATTCCTGAACCTGCCCATCGGTATTGTCAGTGAGATCAACAGCAGCATCTATTCGATACGCTGGTTCGTTGCCCCCGAAGGCGCGGGGTTGCAGCGGGATATGAGATTCCCCCTCGAGGAAACCTACTGTTCGATGCTTCTGGGTTCCAGAGAGAGTCTGGCGATACCTCACATGGCCCGGTCCAGGTACCGAAATCAAAAGTGTTACGAGGTTTTCGGGCTGGAAAGCTACATAGCGGCACCAATCACCGTTCGTGGCCAGCTGTTCGGAACCCTCAATTTTTCCTCTCCAGAGCATCGCGAGGAGGACTTTTCCAGCACAGAGATCACGTATGTCACACTCCTTGCGCGCTGGGTTGCCAGTGTGCTCGAACAAAAACTCAGCAACGAAATGCTGACCAAGCTGGTGGAGCAGACGCCAGGGGTGCTTTACCAGTATCGCTGGTGGCCGGACGGCCGCTCGGCCTTTCCTTTCGCGAGTCCTCATATCCGGGACATCTATGGTGTTACCAGTGAGGAGGTCAGGGAGGATGCCTCGGGGGTCTTCAGCCGGATTCACCCGGATGATCTGCCCACAGTCACTGAAACCATTGAGCAGTCGGCAAGGACGCTCGCAACCTGGACCTGTCAGTACCGGGTGGGTAGCAGCTCAGAGGATTGGCGCTGGCTTGAGGGGCGATCAACGCCAGAACGCATGCCGGACGACAGCATCGTGTGGCACGGTTATATCGCAGATATCGATCAGTCCAAACGCACGGAACTCGCCCTGCAGGAAAGCGAGACCCAGCTTCGACGCCTGTACGAGCTATCGCCCATCGGAATTGCACTGAACAACTACCTCACGGGCGAATTCCTGGAGGTCAACGATGCCCTGCTCAGCCCCTCGGGCTATACCCGCCAGCAGCTCAAGGCCAAGAATTTTCACGACCTGATCAAGCCGGAATCCGCTCCACGGCTGAACCAGATTCTCGAGGAACTCAAGGACCACCAACGCTTTGGCCCTCATGAACTTGAAATCTGCCGGGCAGACGGGGGCAGCTATCCGGCGTCCGTTCGCGGCATGAAAATACGCAACACCTCAGGCATTCCGCTGATCTGGACCCTTGTTGAGGACATCTCGGAACGCAAGCAGGTCGACCGGATGAAAAGCGAGTTCATCTCAACCGTGAGTCACGAGTTGCGCACACCGCTGACCTCCATCTGCGGGTCCCTTGGCCTCCTCGAATCCGGCACGGCGGGCGTGCTCCCGGAACAGGCACAGAATCTGGTGACCATTGCCCACAGGAACGGCGAACAGCTGCAGCAACTGGTGGATGATCTCCTGGACATGGAAAAGCTCGTCTCCGGCAAGATGAGTGTTGATCGGACACCCTGCCGGGTTATCCCGATTATCCATGATGTGATCGATCGGCTGCAGACGTACGCCACCCGGAGGTCGGTCAGGATCGTACTCGATAGCCCCTTCCCGGATGAAGTGGCCATGGCGGATGCTCGCCGCCTGGCCCAGGCACTCACCAACCTGTTGTCGAATGCGGTCAAGTTTTCGCCCGAAAACGGACAGGTGGTGGTCAAGGGCAAATGCGAGGGCACCCACTTGCGAATTATGGTTGCAGACCATGGCTCAGGAGTCCCGGAGGAGTTCCGTGAGCGAATATTCGAAAAGTTCGCGCAGGCCGACAGTTCGGCGACCCGGGGCAAACGGGGCACAGGCCTTGGACTTGCCATCACTCGGGAGATCATGACCCAGATGGGGGGCGACGTGGGTTTCGAGTCTGTGGCCGGCGAGGGCTCGACCTTCTGGCTGGATCTGGACAGGGTACCCTGA
- a CDS encoding sensor histidine kinase — protein sequence MAIRTRTRGLLSLVWVARMGVLVLMVSVAVLIDDVLTERHRYDVRQQWQSGLNDLGLKLQSTILQNVQTVWGLAATVSVKPDIRETEFRQLASVIFELAPQLRNIGLAPDLTIRNIYPLEGNEAALGLDLTRGNLSPAQVQTLVQSERALFSGPIDLVQGGKGMAARIPIFEQDTDRFWGVISVILDLEQLYREAGLDRFAESGRLALLSNPESAPVTAFYGDTNAEWHNPVDHELTMPGINWQLVAEPGDGWPSHPQSPWMVRSLLVIAVLVVFAGACWLTSLLLRDFQMQRRFWGLFELAPFGIGLYSTETGGLLRSNNSFDDMFGKSANDLAFFRSGSDRAGRERPEGFDILYMLRKNLRFTGLEGYFPLPGAGPTPLLLHGLTLDSPNGESVIWLIAEDLSEKKKAERVKNEFISTVSHELRTPLTSIAGSLGLLANDAVGELPPQAARLAEIAHRNTLQLTFLINDLLDIEKLMAGKMEFAITDCSVEPLVRECAEQIENFSEEKRIRLTIGHLDPVVVKADAARLSQALNNLLSNAIKFSSPNDSVEIYTEVSPGTLRICVRDQGPGVPLEFRDRIFERFSQADSSDRRLKGGTGLGLAITRELMRAMGGDVGFHSKPGAGACFWLSLPLNRPAVP from the coding sequence ATGGCCATCAGAACCCGGACCAGAGGTCTGCTGTCATTGGTGTGGGTTGCCCGGATGGGCGTACTCGTGCTCATGGTTTCCGTCGCCGTGCTGATCGACGATGTCCTCACCGAGCGACACCGCTACGACGTTCGCCAACAATGGCAAAGTGGCCTCAATGACCTCGGGCTAAAACTGCAAAGCACCATTCTCCAGAACGTGCAAACCGTGTGGGGCCTCGCAGCAACGGTCTCCGTCAAGCCGGACATACGGGAAACGGAATTCCGCCAGCTGGCATCGGTCATTTTTGAACTGGCGCCACAGCTTCGAAATATCGGGCTGGCACCCGACCTGACCATTCGCAACATCTATCCTCTTGAAGGCAACGAGGCTGCCCTGGGCCTGGACCTCACCAGAGGCAATCTGTCGCCAGCCCAGGTACAGACCCTGGTGCAGTCCGAACGGGCACTGTTCAGCGGCCCCATCGACCTGGTACAGGGTGGGAAGGGCATGGCAGCCCGAATTCCCATTTTCGAACAGGATACCGACCGGTTCTGGGGTGTCATTTCCGTGATCCTCGATCTTGAACAGTTGTATCGGGAGGCGGGCCTGGATCGCTTTGCAGAATCAGGGCGCCTGGCACTGCTCAGCAATCCCGAGTCTGCACCTGTCACTGCCTTTTACGGTGACACGAACGCCGAGTGGCATAACCCGGTCGACCACGAACTGACCATGCCCGGCATCAACTGGCAGCTGGTGGCCGAGCCCGGTGACGGCTGGCCCAGCCATCCTCAGTCGCCGTGGATGGTGCGCAGTCTGCTGGTGATTGCGGTACTCGTGGTGTTTGCAGGCGCCTGCTGGCTGACCAGCCTTCTGCTGAGGGATTTCCAGATGCAGCGGCGCTTCTGGGGCCTTTTCGAGCTTGCGCCTTTCGGCATCGGGCTTTATTCGACGGAGACCGGCGGGCTTCTGCGCAGCAACAACAGTTTTGACGATATGTTCGGCAAGAGCGCCAACGATCTGGCCTTCTTTCGCTCCGGCAGCGACCGGGCGGGCAGGGAGCGACCGGAGGGATTCGACATCCTGTACATGCTGCGAAAAAACCTCCGTTTCACTGGCCTGGAAGGTTACTTCCCGCTACCCGGGGCGGGACCGACACCGTTACTGCTTCATGGCCTGACACTCGATTCACCCAACGGCGAATCGGTCATCTGGCTGATCGCGGAAGACCTTTCCGAGAAGAAAAAGGCGGAGCGGGTCAAGAACGAGTTCATCTCAACCGTCAGTCATGAATTGCGAACACCCCTGACCTCCATCGCCGGTTCTCTGGGCCTCCTGGCCAATGACGCGGTCGGGGAGCTTCCGCCGCAGGCGGCGCGGCTGGCCGAAATTGCTCACAGGAACACCCTGCAGCTGACCTTTCTGATCAATGATCTGCTGGACATCGAAAAGCTGATGGCCGGGAAAATGGAATTTGCCATCACTGACTGTTCCGTCGAGCCCCTGGTTCGTGAATGCGCCGAGCAGATCGAGAACTTCTCGGAAGAAAAACGGATCAGGCTGACCATCGGTCACCTCGACCCGGTGGTCGTGAAGGCAGACGCGGCACGGCTGTCCCAGGCGCTGAACAATCTGCTGTCCAACGCCATCAAGTTTTCCAGCCCGAACGATTCTGTCGAGATATACACAGAGGTGTCCCCGGGCACGTTGCGCATCTGTGTCAGGGATCAGGGACCCGGAGTGCCGCTGGAATTCCGCGACCGGATCTTCGAGCGGTTTTCACAGGCCGATTCGTCAGACCGGCGCCTGAAGGGAGGAACCGGGCTGGGCCTCGCGATCACGCGGGAGTTGATGCGCGCGATGGGCGGCGATGTTGGATTTCACTCGAAGCCCGGCGCCGGCGCCTGCTTCTGGCTCAGCCTGCCACTGAACAGACCGGCGGTTCCCTGA
- a CDS encoding ferritin-like domain-containing protein, with the protein MTDQPFLTDVKTLRERARRHIEEGAVTEGYGANRDNVVKILNEALATEIVCTLRYKSHYFRADGINANVAAQEFLEHADQEQQHADWLAERIVQLGGKPNFSPEGLLTRSHAEFVEGESLRDMVVEDLVAERIAIDSYREIARYLGDQDPTSRRIIEDILAQEEEHADDMAGLLEGLDG; encoded by the coding sequence ATGACTGATCAACCGTTTCTGACCGACGTAAAAACCCTGCGTGAAAGGGCTCGCAGGCATATTGAAGAAGGCGCCGTGACCGAAGGCTACGGGGCCAACCGAGACAACGTGGTGAAGATTCTGAACGAGGCGCTGGCCACGGAAATTGTCTGCACCCTCAGGTACAAAAGCCATTATTTCCGTGCAGATGGCATCAATGCCAACGTTGCGGCCCAGGAATTCCTGGAACACGCAGACCAGGAGCAGCAGCATGCCGACTGGCTGGCGGAGCGCATCGTGCAGTTGGGTGGGAAACCCAATTTCTCACCGGAAGGCCTGTTAACCCGCTCCCACGCCGAGTTTGTTGAGGGTGAGAGTCTGCGTGACATGGTGGTGGAAGATCTGGTGGCGGAACGGATCGCCATCGACAGCTACCGTGAGATCGCGCGCTACCTGGGTGATCAGGACCCCACGTCGCGCCGGATCATCGAGGATATCCTGGCCCAGGAAGAGGAGCATGCCGACGACATGGCGGGGCTTCTGGAGGGCCTGGACGGTTGA
- the acnA gene encoding aconitate hydratase AcnA, whose amino-acid sequence MSTESLSKDSLNTLSSLEAGGKTFHYYSLPKAADALGDLNRLPFSLKVLMENLLRNEDDSTVERKHIDAMVQWLKDRHSETEIQFRPARVLMQDFTGVPGVVDLAAMREAVKAAGKDPAMINPLSPVDLVIDHSVMVDKFGDPSAFKDNVAIEMERNQERYEFLRWGQQAFDNFRVVPPGTGICHQVNLEYLGKTVWQKDIEGKTIAYPDTLVGTDSHTTMINGLGILGWGVGGIEAEAAMLGQPVSMLIPEVIGFKITGKLREGITATDLVLTVTEMLRKKGVVGKFVEFYGDGLKDMPVADRATIANMAPEYGATCGFFPVDEQTISYMRLTGRDDAQLELVEAYAKAQGLWREPGHEPVYTDNLELDMGDVEASLAGPKRPQDRVALKNMKASFELLMETSEGPSEGRKANLESEGGGTAVGAQDAYFEHPSSQPLHMNGEQARLDPGAVVIAAITSCTNTSNPSVMMAAGLIAQKAVAKGLKTKPWVKTSLAPGSKVVTDYLRVGGFQDDLDELGFNLVGYGCTTCIGNSGPLPEEVEKAISDGDLTVASVLSGNRNFEGRVHPLVKTNWLASPPLVVAYALAGNVRLDLEKDPLGADQDGNPVYLKDLWPSQQEIAEAVEKVKTDMFRKEYAEVFDGDDTWKSIKVPESKVYEWSDKSTYIQHPPFFEGLKEEPEPIDDIKDANILALLGDSVTTDHISPAGSFKPDTPAGKYLQEHGVEPKDFNSYGSRRGNHEVMMRGTFANVRIRNEMLDGVEGGYTKFVPTGEQMAIYDAAMKYQEQGTPLVVVAGKEYGTGSSRDWAAKGTRLLGVKAVVAESYERIHRSNLIGMGVMPLQFPEGTDRKSLKLTGEETITIEGLSGEIKPGQTLTMTVKYKDGGTETCELKSRIDTANEAVYFKHGGILHYVVREMLRTA is encoded by the coding sequence ATGTCGACCGAAAGTCTCAGTAAAGACAGTCTGAATACCCTTTCCAGCCTGGAGGCTGGTGGCAAGACCTTTCATTACTACAGCCTGCCCAAGGCGGCCGATGCCCTGGGCGATCTCAACCGGCTGCCTTTTTCCCTGAAAGTGCTGATGGAAAACCTGCTGCGCAACGAGGACGACTCCACCGTTGAGCGCAAGCACATTGATGCCATGGTGCAGTGGCTGAAAGACCGCCATTCCGAGACCGAAATCCAGTTCCGGCCGGCCCGGGTACTGATGCAGGACTTTACCGGTGTGCCCGGCGTGGTCGACCTGGCAGCCATGCGCGAGGCGGTCAAGGCGGCGGGCAAGGACCCGGCCATGATCAACCCGCTGTCACCGGTGGATCTGGTGATTGACCATTCGGTCATGGTCGACAAATTCGGTGATCCGTCGGCCTTCAAGGACAACGTCGCCATCGAGATGGAGCGTAACCAGGAGCGCTACGAGTTCCTTCGCTGGGGCCAGCAGGCGTTCGACAACTTCCGTGTGGTGCCGCCGGGCACCGGCATCTGCCACCAGGTAAATCTGGAGTACCTCGGCAAGACGGTCTGGCAGAAAGACATCGAGGGCAAGACCATCGCCTACCCGGACACCCTGGTGGGCACCGACTCCCACACCACCATGATCAACGGCCTGGGCATTCTGGGCTGGGGCGTTGGTGGTATCGAGGCCGAAGCGGCGATGCTCGGCCAGCCGGTGTCCATGCTGATTCCAGAAGTGATCGGTTTCAAGATTACCGGAAAGCTGCGTGAAGGTATCACCGCCACCGATCTGGTACTCACCGTTACGGAAATGCTGCGTAAAAAGGGTGTGGTCGGCAAGTTCGTGGAGTTCTACGGCGACGGTCTGAAGGACATGCCGGTGGCCGACCGTGCCACCATTGCCAATATGGCGCCGGAGTACGGCGCTACCTGTGGTTTCTTCCCGGTGGACGAACAGACCATCAGTTACATGCGCCTGACGGGCCGCGACGATGCCCAACTGGAACTGGTGGAAGCCTACGCCAAGGCACAGGGGCTCTGGCGTGAGCCGGGCCATGAGCCGGTCTATACCGACAACCTGGAACTGGACATGGGCGATGTCGAGGCTAGCCTCGCCGGTCCCAAGCGGCCCCAGGATCGGGTAGCCTTGAAAAACATGAAGGCCTCCTTCGAGTTGTTGATGGAAACCTCGGAAGGCCCGAGCGAGGGCCGCAAGGCCAATCTCGAGTCCGAGGGTGGCGGCACCGCCGTGGGCGCACAGGATGCCTATTTCGAGCACCCATCCAGCCAGCCGCTGCATATGAATGGCGAGCAGGCACGGCTCGACCCCGGCGCGGTTGTGATTGCCGCCATTACCTCCTGTACCAACACCTCCAACCCCAGTGTGATGATGGCCGCAGGCCTGATTGCCCAGAAGGCGGTCGCCAAAGGGCTGAAAACCAAACCCTGGGTCAAGACCTCACTGGCGCCGGGATCCAAGGTGGTCACCGACTATCTAAGGGTCGGCGGCTTCCAGGACGACCTGGATGAGCTGGGCTTCAACCTGGTGGGCTATGGCTGCACCACCTGCATCGGAAACTCCGGGCCGCTGCCCGAGGAAGTGGAGAAAGCGATTTCCGATGGCGACCTCACTGTTGCCTCGGTACTCTCGGGTAACCGCAACTTCGAGGGCCGTGTGCATCCGCTGGTGAAAACCAACTGGCTGGCGTCGCCGCCCCTGGTGGTGGCCTATGCCCTGGCGGGCAACGTCCGCCTGGACCTGGAAAAGGACCCGCTCGGTGCCGACCAGGACGGCAACCCGGTGTACCTGAAGGATCTCTGGCCCAGCCAGCAGGAGATCGCCGAGGCGGTCGAGAAGGTGAAGACCGACATGTTCCGCAAGGAGTACGCCGAGGTCTTCGACGGCGACGACACCTGGAAGTCCATCAAGGTGCCGGAGAGCAAGGTTTATGAGTGGTCTGACAAGTCCACCTACATCCAGCATCCGCCCTTCTTTGAGGGCCTCAAGGAGGAACCGGAGCCGATTGACGACATCAAGGATGCCAACATCCTGGCCCTGCTGGGAGACTCGGTAACCACCGACCACATCTCCCCGGCCGGTTCCTTCAAGCCGGACACGCCCGCAGGCAAGTACCTGCAGGAGCACGGCGTTGAACCGAAGGATTTCAACTCTTACGGCTCCCGTCGGGGCAACCACGAGGTGATGATGCGCGGCACCTTCGCCAACGTTCGCATCCGGAACGAAATGCTCGATGGCGTTGAAGGTGGTTACACCAAGTTTGTCCCCACCGGCGAGCAGATGGCCATCTACGATGCCGCCATGAAGTACCAGGAGCAGGGTACGCCGCTCGTGGTTGTCGCCGGCAAGGAATACGGCACCGGCTCCAGCCGCGACTGGGCTGCCAAGGGTACCCGCCTGCTGGGCGTGAAAGCGGTGGTGGCCGAATCCTACGAGCGTATCCATCGTTCCAACCTGATTGGTATGGGTGTGATGCCCCTGCAGTTCCCGGAAGGTACGGACCGCAAGAGTCTGAAACTGACCGGTGAGGAAACCATCACCATCGAGGGTCTGTCCGGAGAGATCAAACCGGGCCAGACCCTGACCATGACGGTGAAATACAAGGACGGTGGTACCGAAACCTGTGAGTTGAAGTCGCGAATCGACACCGCGAACGAGGCTGTGTACTTCAAGCACGGCGGCATTCTGCACTACGTGGTGCGTGAGATGCTGCGCACAGCCTGA
- a CDS encoding methyl-accepting chemotaxis protein — protein MSSDRISHSYALEVRERTDRQMLLLLLAHIPVVGLLVPLGYDTALFAVMAALVVGAIGLMGFYTLRGSRALSCLNAVCLMLFSAVMIQAQLGRIEMHFHIFAALALVIIYRDWLPVVVAAATIAVHHLLITALQMNETSIGSMPVVVFNYGASWPTAFLHAAFVVFEAAILVFFALRMHSEQSQAMGIVDVVRQFDHDYDLTGRLAEDGESVTARSFNAMLDQFVGLVGRLRELSSRMRENADGLTSVSDTATRIASDQKVQTEQAADAMNEMSSSIQDVAGNAQMASDAADHASAAAARGGEAVVHASRLTEATNEALASSTAMVEQLGKKVVSIASVVGSINDISEQTNLLALNAAIEAARAGEQGRGFAVVADEVRTLSRRTHELTDAIRVTVGELKDLAEATTASMDMGRSRSAESTRAMKDMEVAMADVVAAIREVSQMNTQIASASEEQAATSAQINENIQSIANRNGDLVEEADRVREMALGLEHVTETLDELINRYRTGPD, from the coding sequence ATGAGCAGTGATCGTATTTCCCATTCCTACGCACTCGAGGTTCGCGAAAGAACCGACAGACAGATGCTGTTGCTTCTGTTGGCCCACATTCCTGTGGTGGGCCTGTTGGTGCCGCTGGGTTACGACACCGCACTCTTTGCCGTGATGGCCGCGCTTGTGGTGGGCGCGATTGGTCTGATGGGCTTTTACACGCTTCGCGGGTCCCGGGCACTGTCGTGCCTGAACGCCGTTTGCCTGATGCTGTTTTCGGCCGTCATGATCCAGGCGCAGTTGGGCCGCATTGAAATGCACTTCCATATTTTTGCAGCCCTGGCGCTGGTCATTATTTACCGGGACTGGCTGCCGGTGGTCGTGGCTGCGGCCACCATTGCGGTCCACCATTTGTTGATCACCGCGCTGCAAATGAACGAAACCTCCATCGGCAGCATGCCCGTGGTGGTCTTCAATTACGGCGCCAGCTGGCCGACGGCCTTCCTGCACGCGGCCTTCGTGGTCTTCGAGGCGGCGATCCTCGTGTTTTTCGCACTCAGGATGCATTCAGAGCAGTCCCAGGCCATGGGGATTGTCGACGTCGTCCGCCAGTTTGACCATGACTATGATCTGACCGGTCGGCTGGCCGAAGACGGGGAGAGCGTCACTGCCCGGTCTTTCAATGCCATGCTCGACCAGTTTGTTGGACTGGTAGGTCGCCTCCGGGAGCTGTCGTCTCGTATGCGGGAGAACGCCGACGGCCTGACCAGCGTCAGCGATACTGCCACACGCATCGCCAGTGATCAGAAGGTGCAGACCGAGCAGGCGGCCGATGCGATGAACGAGATGTCGTCCAGCATCCAGGACGTTGCGGGCAATGCCCAGATGGCTTCGGATGCGGCCGATCACGCATCCGCCGCTGCCGCCAGGGGAGGCGAGGCCGTGGTCCACGCGTCCAGATTGACGGAGGCGACCAACGAGGCCCTCGCCAGCAGTACTGCCATGGTTGAGCAGCTTGGGAAGAAGGTCGTGTCCATAGCCTCTGTGGTTGGGTCGATCAACGACATTTCCGAACAGACCAATCTGCTGGCTCTGAACGCGGCCATTGAGGCTGCGCGGGCAGGTGAGCAGGGGCGGGGCTTTGCGGTCGTTGCCGACGAGGTCCGGACTCTCTCCCGGAGAACCCACGAGCTCACCGACGCCATCCGGGTGACGGTGGGCGAGTTGAAGGACCTGGCAGAGGCGACCACCGCCTCCATGGACATGGGGCGAAGCCGTTCGGCCGAGTCCACCCGGGCCATGAAGGATATGGAGGTGGCCATGGCTGACGTGGTGGCAGCCATCAGGGAGGTCTCGCAGATGAACACCCAGATAGCCTCGGCGTCCGAGGAGCAAGCGGCCACCTCGGCACAGATCAACGAGAACATTCAGTCCATAGCCAATCGCAATGGCGATCTGGTGGAGGAAGCGGACCGGGTGCGCGAGATGGCCCTGGGGCTGGAGCATGTGACAGAAACGCTCGATGAGCTGATCAATCGCTACCGTACCGGACCCGATTGA